Proteins encoded in a region of the Acidobacteriota bacterium genome:
- a CDS encoding methyltransferase domain-containing protein, producing the protein MDIPRIFTITESAHRIHNPFTAEKLATLGAALRLEAGTSVLDLGSGSGEMLCTWARDYRVVGTGIDMSRLFTEQARERAEELGVADRVRFVHGDAAGYVSGEKTDVAACLGATWIGGGVAGTIDLLARSLRPGGILLVGEPYWRRLPPTEEVAKGCLAGSISEYLRLAELLASFGRLGYDVVEMVLADREEWDRYEAAKWLTMRRWLEANPDDEFAGEVRAQLASEPERFATYTREYLGWGVFALMAR; encoded by the coding sequence GTGGATATACCGCGGATCTTCACCATCACCGAAAGCGCCCACCGGATCCATAACCCGTTTACGGCCGAAAAGCTCGCGACTCTGGGCGCGGCGCTGCGGCTGGAAGCGGGAACCAGCGTGCTGGACCTCGGCAGCGGCTCGGGGGAGATGCTGTGCACCTGGGCGCGCGATTACCGCGTCGTCGGCACCGGCATCGACATGAGCCGGCTTTTCACGGAGCAGGCGCGGGAGCGCGCCGAGGAGCTCGGTGTCGCCGACCGGGTCAGGTTCGTCCATGGCGATGCCGCCGGCTACGTCTCCGGCGAGAAGACCGATGTGGCCGCCTGCCTCGGCGCCACGTGGATCGGCGGGGGAGTGGCCGGCACCATCGATCTTTTGGCGCGGAGCCTCCGCCCCGGCGGCATCCTCCTCGTCGGCGAACCCTACTGGAGGCGGCTGCCGCCGACGGAAGAGGTCGCAAAGGGGTGTCTTGCCGGCTCGATTTCCGAGTATCTCCGGCTTGCTGAACTGCTCGCTTCTTTCGGGCGCTTGGGCTATGACGTCGTGGAAATGGTCCTGGCCGACCGGGAGGAGTGGGACAGGTACGAGGCGGCCAAGTGGCTCACCATGCGCCGATGGCTCGAAGCCAATCCCGACGACGAGTTCGCCGGGGAGGTTCGGGCCCAACTGGCCTCGGAACCGGAGCGGTTCGCCACCTATACGCGCGAATACCTGGGCTGGGGGGTGTTCGCGCTGATGGCGCGGTGA
- a CDS encoding flavin reductase family protein — MRQLELGRAFTLMESGPVVLVTTHDGKRNNIMTISWTMVMDFTPMFAITTGEWNYSFAALRKNKECVIAIPAVDMLDKVVGIGTCSGADTDKFARFKLTPVHAKLVAAPLIRECMANIECKVVDFVTGHNIVVLKGVAACIDSERREKRGIHAVGDGTFIVDGRRIDRKRMMASKLPYGL; from the coding sequence ATGCGTCAGCTGGAATTGGGCAGGGCCTTTACCTTGATGGAGTCGGGACCCGTAGTGCTCGTGACGACTCATGACGGGAAGAGGAACAACATCATGACCATCTCTTGGACCATGGTGATGGATTTCACTCCCATGTTTGCCATCACGACGGGCGAATGGAATTACTCGTTCGCGGCCCTGCGAAAGAACAAGGAGTGCGTCATCGCGATTCCCGCGGTCGACATGCTCGACAAGGTTGTGGGTATCGGGACCTGTTCCGGGGCGGACACCGACAAATTCGCCAGGTTCAAACTCACTCCCGTGCATGCGAAATTGGTGGCGGCCCCCCTGATAAGGGAATGCATGGCCAATATCGAGTGCAAGGTCGTCGACTTCGTTACGGGGCATAACATAGTCGTGTTGAAGGGGGTTGCCGCCTGCATCGATAGCGAGCGCAGGGAAAAGCGCGGCATTCATGCCGTCGGTGACGGCACGTTCATTGTCGACGGGCGCCGGATTGACCGGAAGCGGATGATGGCCTCCAAGCTTCCCTACGGCCTCTGA
- a CDS encoding PAS domain-containing protein, with the protein MPGKPTYGDLQRKIAELEARLRLAEIADRKRAEDAVHKERRRLETVLESITDGLLVLDGDWRYTYVSETGARMIGMRREDLIGGCVWDLFPHAKGTKFYEGYHQAVTTGQPVHFEEFYPEPLNQWLECHCYPGEEGLAVYFQDISRRKLAEEALRQSEERFRIAQELSPDGFTILRPVRDEQGHIIDFQWIYENAAIARLNGTDPNEVVGRRLSEILPGHRHSPFHEIFQRVAETGEAGILEAPYQGDSIPALTWFRTAVVAMGDDIAVFAQDITVRKQIETTLRESEQRLTALVQNAPVGIVIHGPDGRLARSNPEARRLLGVSETEAIGKELEDPAWRFLREDGSVMPVEEYPAARVLAGQAPLEGLVLGIQRGNPEDLVWALANGLPRMADDGSVAEIIITFTNISDRKRAEEALLEANATLERKVKERTVELVQRADQLRALAGELTISEQRERRRLASFLHDHLQQLLVGAKFRLSVLGRSVENAAKPAAGEIEALIDESIKSSRSLTAELSPPILHDAGLNAGLEWLGRRMADTQGLFVDLKTEPVGSLPDDLTILLFEAVRELLFNIAKHAGTHSACVRLSRIEESLQVIVSDQGVGFDPNALPPAGEGGRGFGLFSIRERLELFGGKLEIDSAPGRGSRLVISMPITSVGPQSDPFAELPKEGAHNFLHPHVPGKRIRVLLVDDHAVVRQGIQNLLNDEPDIEVVGQAADGHEAVSLASKLLPDVILMDMNMPKLNGVEATRIIHNKYSEIHIIGLSMFEESEKAQAMRDAGAASYLTKSGPAGDLIQAVRRAAAASPKGAPPGGGIVGS; encoded by the coding sequence ATGCCCGGGAAACCGACATACGGTGATCTGCAGCGGAAAATTGCCGAACTGGAAGCCCGACTACGCCTGGCTGAGATCGCCGACCGGAAGCGGGCCGAGGATGCCGTTCACAAGGAGCGCCGGAGGCTTGAGACAGTCCTCGAAAGCATCACCGATGGATTGTTGGTACTGGACGGCGATTGGCGCTACACGTACGTGAGCGAGACCGGCGCCAGGATGATAGGCATGCGCCGCGAGGACCTGATCGGCGGCTGCGTATGGGATCTCTTTCCCCATGCCAAAGGTACGAAGTTCTACGAGGGATACCACCAGGCCGTCACGACCGGTCAGCCCGTCCACTTCGAGGAGTTCTACCCCGAACCTCTGAACCAGTGGCTGGAATGCCACTGCTATCCCGGCGAAGAAGGCCTGGCCGTCTATTTCCAGGACATCAGCAGGCGCAAACTGGCCGAGGAGGCGCTGCGGCAGAGCGAGGAGCGCTTTCGGATTGCGCAGGAGCTTTCACCGGACGGATTTACGATTCTCCGGCCGGTACGCGACGAGCAGGGGCACATCATCGATTTCCAGTGGATCTATGAGAATGCGGCAATCGCGCGCCTGAACGGCACCGACCCCAATGAGGTAGTGGGGCGGAGGCTGTCTGAAATTCTACCCGGGCACCGCCATTCGCCCTTCCACGAAATCTTTCAACGGGTGGCGGAAACGGGTGAAGCCGGCATTCTGGAAGCACCTTACCAGGGCGACAGCATCCCCGCCCTGACGTGGTTCCGAACGGCCGTGGTTGCGATGGGAGACGATATCGCGGTTTTCGCGCAGGATATCACCGTACGCAAACAGATCGAGACGACGCTTCGGGAGAGCGAACAGCGGTTGACGGCGCTGGTGCAGAATGCGCCTGTCGGAATCGTGATTCATGGGCCGGACGGCCGCCTGGCGCGCAGCAATCCCGAGGCCCGGAGATTGCTCGGGGTTTCGGAGACGGAAGCGATCGGAAAGGAGCTGGAGGATCCGGCGTGGAGATTTTTGCGCGAGGATGGATCGGTCATGCCGGTCGAAGAGTATCCCGCCGCACGGGTATTGGCGGGGCAGGCGCCCCTCGAAGGCCTGGTTCTCGGCATACAGCGCGGCAATCCGGAGGACCTGGTCTGGGCTCTGGCCAACGGCTTGCCCCGCATGGCGGATGACGGCAGTGTGGCCGAAATCATCATCACGTTTACAAATATTTCCGACCGCAAGCGGGCCGAGGAGGCGTTACTGGAGGCAAACGCCACCCTGGAGCGCAAGGTGAAGGAGCGCACCGTGGAACTTGTCCAGCGGGCGGATCAACTCCGTGCCCTGGCGGGTGAACTGACGATTTCGGAGCAGCGGGAGCGGAGGCGCCTGGCAAGTTTCCTGCATGACCACCTCCAGCAATTGCTTGTCGGGGCCAAGTTTCGCCTGTCGGTGCTTGGCAGGAGCGTGGAGAATGCGGCGAAACCGGCTGCCGGGGAAATCGAAGCTCTGATCGATGAATCCATCAAATCCTCCCGGTCCCTGACGGCGGAACTGAGCCCCCCGATCCTCCACGATGCGGGGCTGAATGCCGGCCTTGAATGGCTGGGCAGGCGCATGGCCGATACGCAAGGGCTCTTCGTGGATCTGAAGACCGAACCGGTCGGGTCTCTGCCGGACGACCTTACCATCCTGCTTTTTGAAGCGGTTCGGGAATTGTTGTTCAATATAGCAAAACACGCCGGCACCCATTCGGCCTGCGTCAGGCTAAGTCGGATCGAGGAATCCCTGCAGGTGATCGTGTCCGATCAGGGCGTTGGCTTCGATCCGAATGCACTGCCCCCGGCAGGCGAAGGGGGGAGGGGATTCGGGCTGTTCAGCATCCGTGAGCGACTGGAACTTTTCGGGGGGAAGCTGGAAATCGACAGCGCCCCCGGCCGGGGCAGCCGATTGGTCATTTCCATGCCGATCACCAGCGTCGGGCCGCAATCGGACCCATTCGCGGAATTGCCGAAGGAGGGTGCTCACAATTTCCTGCACCCACACGTTCCCGGCAAAAGGATCCGCGTATTGCTGGTCGATGACCACGCCGTCGTGCGACAGGGAATTCAAAACCTGCTGAACGACGAGCCGGATATCGAAGTCGTGGGCCAGGCGGCGGATGGGCACGAGGCCGTCAGCCTTGCTTCCAAATTGCTGCCGGATGTGATTCTCATGGATATGAACATGCCGAAACTGAACGGCGTGGAGGCGACGCGCATCATTCACAACAAGTATTCGGAGATCCACATTATCGGACTGTCCATGTTCGAGGAGAGTGAAAAGGCTCAGGCCATGCGCGACGCCGGTGCGGCGAGTTACCTGACGAAAAGCGGACCGGCCGGGGACCTGATCCAGGCCGTCAGGAGAGCCGCTGCCGCTTCCCCGAAGGGGGCTCCCCCGGGGGGGGGAATCGTTGGCAGTTGA
- a CDS encoding transcriptional regulator/antitoxin, MazE, whose translation MVTKIQKWGNSHGLRLSRQVLEDARLSPGESVEVTVRDGLIVIAPARRVRGRLNLEELVSRIPEDYRAEELDWGSPAGGEVW comes from the coding sequence ATGGTCACTAAAATCCAGAAGTGGGGAAATAGTCATGGATTGCGTCTGTCCAGGCAGGTGCTTGAAGACGCCCGGCTTTCCCCGGGCGAAAGCGTCGAAGTCACCGTCCGGGACGGCCTGATTGTCATCGCTCCGGCAAGACGGGTTCGGGGAAGACTCAATCTGGAAGAGCTCGTGTCACGCATACCCGAGGACTACAGGGCCGAAGAACTGGATTGGGGCAGCCCTGCAGGCGGAGAGGTCTGGTAA
- a CDS encoding mRNA-degrading endonuclease, with translation MKAHIPQKGDFIAVTFDPQAGHEQKGRRPALVVSNTLFNERTGLAIVCPLTTTDRGYPFHVAIIRNPDVKGFVMVEQVKSIDYRARQVKLIGKASDELLGEVLALLDACIY, from the coding sequence GTGAAGGCCCATATCCCCCAGAAGGGCGATTTCATCGCCGTCACGTTCGATCCCCAGGCGGGGCATGAACAGAAGGGACGTCGTCCCGCCCTGGTGGTGAGCAATACCCTGTTCAACGAACGGACGGGTCTGGCCATCGTATGTCCGCTCACCACGACCGACCGTGGTTACCCTTTTCATGTGGCGATCATCCGTAACCCCGATGTCAAAGGATTCGTGATGGTGGAGCAGGTCAAGTCCATCGATTATCGTGCGCGTCAGGTGAAGCTCATCGGAAAGGCATCGGACGAGCTTCTGGGTGAAGTCCTGGCGCTACTCGATGCCTGCATCTACTGA
- a CDS encoding GNAT family N-acetyltransferase, producing the protein MDTGRLRIIPFSEEIIQAAMERDRERLTALGIGADEEWPEPDLVEALPHFRRLIRDHGVTGFNGWLILDRRTREIVGSLGFIGEPDEKGSIEIGFGIVPGKRGQGYCEEAARALMGWAEGRPGVRWITARCGEDNGKSIGLLRKLGFREIGREDALIEWKWGGREGEVS; encoded by the coding sequence ATGGATACCGGACGTCTGAGGATTATTCCTTTTAGCGAGGAAATCATTCAGGCCGCGATGGAGCGGGACCGGGAACGGCTGACCGCGTTGGGCATCGGTGCCGACGAGGAATGGCCGGAACCGGATCTGGTCGAAGCCTTGCCGCATTTCCGGCGACTGATCAGGGATCACGGGGTCACGGGATTCAACGGCTGGTTGATCCTCGACCGACGGACTCGGGAAATCGTCGGGAGCCTGGGGTTTATCGGCGAGCCGGACGAGAAGGGTTCGATCGAAATCGGGTTCGGCATTGTCCCGGGCAAAAGGGGTCAGGGGTACTGCGAGGAAGCGGCACGCGCCCTCATGGGGTGGGCCGAAGGCCGGCCGGGTGTCCGGTGGATCACGGCCCGCTGCGGCGAGGACAACGGGAAATCGATCGGGTTATTGAGGAAGCTCGGCTTCAGGGAAATCGGCCGGGAAGATGCGCTGATTGAATGGAAATGGGGCGGTCGCGAGGGGGAGGTTTCATGA
- a CDS encoding 5-formyltetrahydrofolate cyclo-ligase: MEVTGMVMIESIQEQKRELRRKMRALRAAVPPGERMEAGRGIIDTLLSGRPPIAAPGPGSVVALYVSDGGEPDFIPCLPEFARAGIVCCFPAFREDRMGFYTAAEVSDFALGAYGLYEPTLLSPPIAGTDIDVMLLPGLAFDRAGSRLGRGKGHYDHFLAAIDPPRRPLAIGTCHDFQVVDHVPVNEADVRMDFVLTPSGVLTSVPLP; encoded by the coding sequence ATGGAAGTTACAGGCATGGTCATGATCGAGTCGATTCAGGAGCAAAAACGGGAGCTGCGCAGGAAGATGCGCGCGCTGCGTGCGGCCGTCCCGCCCGGCGAGCGGATGGAGGCCGGCCGCGGGATCATCGATACCCTCCTGTCGGGCCGCCCCCCCATCGCTGCGCCCGGCCCCGGGTCGGTCGTGGCGCTGTACGTGTCCGACGGCGGGGAGCCCGACTTCATCCCGTGCCTCCCCGAGTTCGCCCGGGCCGGAATCGTGTGCTGCTTTCCCGCCTTCCGCGAGGACCGGATGGGATTCTACACCGCGGCGGAGGTCTCCGATTTTGCGCTCGGCGCCTATGGCCTGTACGAGCCGACGCTCCTGTCCCCCCCGATCGCCGGCACGGACATCGACGTCATGCTCCTGCCGGGACTGGCGTTCGACCGCGCCGGGTCGCGCCTGGGGCGGGGCAAGGGGCATTACGACCACTTCCTTGCCGCGATCGATCCTCCGCGCCGTCCCCTGGCCATCGGCACCTGCCACGATTTCCAGGTCGTCGATCATGTGCCGGTCAACGAGGCGGACGTGAGGATGGACTTCGTGCTGACCCCGAGCGGCGTTCTGACGTCCGTCCCGCTTCCCTGA